The Trypanosoma brucei brucei TREU927 chromosome 9, whole genome shotgun sequence genome includes a window with the following:
- a CDS encoding ubiquitin carboxyl-terminal hydrolase, putative (curated by J. Mottram) has product MRAEIPGVVPAVVSQVSEHQLPHLYPRHTAVTDSTALPREKSTLQRTDTTDSQLFSLADLQLARGNTRRPSRSRPTSPIRKDRIPRPPSVEFDVHLEVPRPHIRVSALPKHVMWPLPIPLPNLGNTCYMNSVVQCLRQSPSLALALEQCQLNAESHPAAAAMLNFFRMSEGDPKEFLVTFKSEAAKYNDEFKDFTQADAHEFLRTFLSVVHNEINTAPRAKLHIDDMGYVGKEDEETAFGMWRDQFACFDKSPIYDLFGGTTLGTCFCNSCENSSRTFEAFLDLSLPIGHEMPFGANLEAILQANFVEGKAEKMDGSNRIYCSRCKRLRSGSRCVVVRQWPKLLVLHLKRFDEYGKKNLVNVIYPETFMTGGEKSLRYSLYGVLMHSGTEMSGHYTSYVRVAFGEWYLCNDGAITPSRSVDVMQELEKAYILFYAEVPQVEPTFF; this is encoded by the coding sequence ATGCGTGCGGAGATTCCCGGTGTTGTCCCTGCGGTGGTGTCACAGGTGTCGGAACATCAACTGCCGCATTTATACCCCCGGCACACTGCCGTAACCGATAGTACTGCACTCCCACGTGAGAAAAGTACATTGCAGCGGACTGACACAACTGACTCTCAGTTGTTTTCGTTGGCGGATCTTCAGCTGGCGCGTGGAAACACCCGGCGGCCGTCCCGTAGTCGACCGACTAGTCCGATTAGGAAAGATAGAATCCCACGCCCGCCTTCAGTCGAATTTGATGTTCATCTAGAGGTGCCTAGGCCGCACATCCGTGTTTCGGCGTTGCCAAAACATGTCATGTGGCCACTGCCAATTCCGCTTCCAAATTTAGGTAACACATGTTATATGAATTCGGTGGTGCAGTGTCTTCGACAGAGCCCGTCGTTGGCTCTCGCCTTAGAGCAGTGCCAGTTGAATGCTGAATCACAtccggcagcggcggcgatGCTGAACTTCTTTAGGATGTCGGAAGGGGACCCAAAGGAATTTCTCGTTACCTTCAAATCCGAAGCAGCGAAGTACAATGATGAATTTAAGGATTTCACTCAAGCGGATGCGCATGAGTTTCTTAGAACCTTCCTTTCGGTAGTGCACAATGAAATCAATACCGCACCTCGCGCTAAGTTGCACATTGATGATATGGGTTATGTTGGcaaggaggatgaggagacAGCGTTCGGGATGTGGCGTGATCAGTTCGCATGTTTCGACAAATCTCCCATTTACGATCTCTTTGGGGGAACCACGCTTGGGACTTGTTTCTGTAACAGCTGCGAAAATTCTTCAAGGACCTTTGAAGCGTTTTTGGATCTTTCATTACCTATAGGACACGAAATGCCATTTGGTGCCAATCTTGAGGCCATTCTTCAGGCTAACTTTGTGGAAGGTAAAGCGGAGAAAATGGATGGAAGTAATCGTATTTACTGCTCACGATGCAAACGCCTTCGCTCGGGAAGCCGATGTGTTGTCGTGAGGCAATGGCCAAAGTTATTAGTCTTGCATTTGAAACGATTTGACGAGTATGGGAAGAAGAATCTTGTAAATGTCATATACCCCGAAACCTTCATGACAGGTGGGGAGAAATCATTGCGATATAGTTTGTATGGCGTATTGATGCATAGCGGTACGGAGATGTCTGGACATTACACAAGTTATGTGCGTGTGGCGTTTGGCGAGTGGTACCTTTGTAATGATGGAGCAATTACACCTTCGCGGTCTGTCGATGTAATGCAAGAACTTGAGAAGGCGTATATTCTCTTTTATGCAGAGGTACCTCAGGTTGAAccaacttttttttga